Sequence from the Ailuropoda melanoleuca isolate Jingjing chromosome 10, ASM200744v2, whole genome shotgun sequence genome:
TTTTGACTTCCAGAAAGGGGCAAAgtcaggcaggggagaggggctgaaggaACTTGTTCCATCTCCCCTGGCAGCTTTTCCTGAGCTCCATTCCTCTCAGCCCCAACCAGGGCGATTCCTCCCCTGTCCCCTGGGTACTCTGGCACTGCCCTCACAGGGTCAAAGGCAGGCACAGCAGACTGAGGCTGCTGGCTGCACACTGGGCAAGGTCTGGCCAGGCCATAGTCCCCCAGTGAGGCAGGTACCAAGGTTGGGCCCTGCCTGCTCaggcccctctcctggccccgGGCAGCCCAAGGACGGGCAGGGCTGTGTCAGCAGAGCAGGGCCGCGGAGGAGGGGCCGGGCGCCTGTTCGGGGGAGGAAGGAGTCGCCACCAGGCGGAGCCTCGCGGCGGGGCTGCTCCGGACGAGGGTGGCGGGGCAGCTGcacggggaggggctggggcctggctTCTTTTCCCGGGCCCCTCGAGGCTGAAGTCAACACCCATCTACTGGACGAGTGCTGGCGAGGGAGGGTGCCCCAGACGCAGGGATTATGAAGGGGGACGGACACCAGACTCCTCCCCGGGGCTCAGAGGGATTAAGCGGACTTGGTCCCCTACTCTGCTTCCCTCGCCTGCCCTGGGGCCCCGCCCGGGGAGCGGAAGGACAGTTCCGTCCGGGACAATGGCAGCTTTGTCACCACGGCTCCAAGCCGTGCCGGGGCCCAAGCAACCCAGGACCTGAGCACTGGGGTGTTCGCTGGCCTTCCGGCCCCCGGCCAGGCTCGGGCAGGGCTGCCGCGGGTGTGGGATGCGGGGCGCGGCTCACCGTGCGTGTAGATGTTGCCCAGCTCGTTGTGCAGGTAGAAGAGGCTGCGCAGACAGCCCGAGCCGCTGCTGGCCGGCCGATAGCCCGTCAGCACGAACTTGTTGAACTGCAGGTGCGGTGGCGAGCTGGCCCAGTCCAGCAGGCGCGGCCCGGCCAGGAACGCCATGGCCCAGCCCGGCACGGGCGGTCCGCGCTCCCCTCGGGCCCCGGCCTCCTCCTCAGTGCTGCCACAGCGCGCAGAGACTCATTCCGGTGCCCGCCCACCGCCCAGTGCTCTGTCCGCGCACGCGCCGGCCGGGGGTCCCGGCCCGCGCCCACTCCTGCGCTGCGCACGCGCGGGCCCGGCGCCCCCACGCCGGGGTGGAGGCTGGANTGCGGCCGGACGCCGGTGGGGACGCCAGACTCCGCCCCAGCTGCTCGCCCCCGCCATCCCGCCAACGTTTCGCGCGCGGTGCTCGTGACGTCGGCCTTGCGAAGGCCAATGGGCGCGGCAGGCTGGGGAGGCCCCGCCCACGTCCGCCCAGACTTTGGCTTGATTAGCATAATGATGCGGTCCCAGCCTCATTTGCATGGGGTAGCTGTGGACGAGGGATCCAACGTTCTGGGTCCCGGTGGCTCTGCTGGAGAGGCCCCGGCGCCGTGAGTCGGCCTTGCGCGTCCGGGCTTTCCGCGCGACCCCCCAGGTCTTTGCACCCTTGGGCACTCACCCTTCTcgccacccagccccacccctcacccGGGCTCTGTCCAAGGTGCTACCGGCTCCGGACCGTGGGACCAGTAAGGTCTAGACCCGGCGCTTCCCTACTCCAGGGGTGATCTCTCCACCCTCCCGACTCAGCCGGAGCGCAGCAAGCCACGCTGAGATGCTCAGGCCTCTACAGGTGTGTCTGACGCGCCCAGCACCCTCGGGCGATGCCATGCCCTTCAGGCCAGGCTCCTTATAGCCTGGGCTCGGTCAAACTCGCTCCCTGTTATCGCCCACTGGGGGCACCTTCAATTCCGCCCAGAAAAGACTGGAAacggagaggaagagagagggcaggaggccaAGGGGGAAAGATCGGTCCCTGCCCATGTTCATCCTAAAGCGGAGCCAGGAATGCCTCCCTTCTCCGGCTTAACCCCGCCCACAAccggcttcctcctcctccccttctccaggACCCCTCCTACCCATCCTTTCGCCTCCGCAGTTTCTCAGTCTTCAGCATTCCAAGGGGCTCCAAATCATTCCTTGCGGGGACCGACCTTAATTTGCATGGATACACCCAACCTTGGCTCCGATACCCTCATCAACATAAACCCTCTCATCACGCAGGAACTTGCAGAGCCCTGAACCAAAATAGGTCCTTTATTCAAAGTCTATGGTTGGTCTTTTGACTACTTTTCTTGACCTTTCACATTTCCCTTAGGGCAGCAGTCCAGGACCACCCCAAGAGGCTCTCAGAGCAACCTGAAATCAGAGACCCCGTATCAAGGTTCATGAAGAAGGGAAGCTGGAATTCCTCTTGCCCTTTGGCCTCAACCATCTGGACCCTGAGGGTCAGACCAAGTTCTCAATAATAGAATCAGATGCTTCCTGTCCAATGTCTGGCCTCCACGGGATGACCAGGGACCGAGCTGCCTTTAAAGGGGTGCAAGGTCAATGTGGAGTGAGGCATGAAGTCTCTCAGGTGTCCATCCCGCTGGCAGAGAGTCCAGTGGACCCTGGGAGTCCCGAGTCAGAGAGCAGAGATGAGCGAGCGCAGGGAACTCTGGCTGGAGGCGCTGAGGGGCCGGTAACTCGCGGCTAGACCCTCACCCTGAGGGTCCccgggagggcagggcagggccaccCCTCGAGGCTGGCGGTACCACACAGCCCAGCTTCTCCCGGGGCCCCGGGAAGGCCCCAACGCCGGGGGGCCTTTTCCCGGAGCCAGCAGACAGCTCCTAGAGAGAGAGCAGACGTCAGCCGAACCCCCAACCGATCTTACCTCCAGCATCCTGCTTCGCCTGCGATCCCACGCGCGATTCCCTGTGTGGACGCAAGGCCTCGGCCCTCAAGAACCCAGTATTTCCTCCTAGCCCTGTTCCCCTTGGAGGCCCCAGCTTCCCAGCAGCTCCCCACCCCGACCCGCCCGGGGCACCGAGGCGTCCGCCCTCAGGCCCTGCCGCAGGGGGCGCACCGTCGGCGAAGCAGGCGCAGCAGCgacaggagcagcagcagcagcaccgaGATGGCGGTCACCGTCGAGAAGACCCGGGCTGCGGGCGCACGGTGCTGTGAGGACGGGGTCTGGAAGGGGCGGCTCCCCAAACTCCCTCCCGCCTCGCACGCCCGCCTCACCCCGCATCGCGGCCTCTGGAGCCCCAGGCCGGGGGCTGCAGCTCACGTTGGCCCAGTCGGGGGGCGCTGCGGGGGTCTGGGCCGAGCCCTTGGGCGCCGGGTCGTCGGCGGCGTCCTGCAGCCCTGCGGAGAGAAGTGTGAGGCAGAGCGGcggggcggcgggcggggggCGACCAGGCGGGCTCTCACCGCGGTAGGTGAGCGCGAACCCCTGCGCGTGGCCGCGCGCGTCGCTGCGGAAGGTGAGCAGGAGCCCTGCGGCGCGCAAGCGCAGAGGCCCGGGCGGTGGCGGGCGGGCGCCGTCGAAGACGCGGAGCAGGCTGCCCGAGGCGGCGTCGCGCAGCTCCAGCCGGTCGCGCGGGTCCGCCAGCTCGAAGAGGCGGAAGGTGAGCTCCAGCGCGGCGCCCGGCGGGCTCAGCGCCCAGCTGCAGTTCCGGTCCGGCCCGTACTCGTCCGGGAAGTCCGGGGAGTAGACGACGCCCTGAGGAGCGGTCCAGTTGCCCTGGCAGGAGCCCACGGACACTGTGGGCGAGGCCGGCTGTCAGAACACCCGGGCcaggctcctccccctcccccgcggGGCCCCGACCCCAGACCTGCCCCCCTGCCACCTGAGCCGGGTCCCACTCCTTCTGAGGACTGAGTCCCCTCCTCAAGCCCCGCCTTCAACCCCAGGCCCCGCCCTTGACCCCCAAGATCTGCCGGGTCCCCTCTTCTGCGCGTCCCAGATCCCGCCCCCTATGAGGGCTTCGAGCTCCCGGGTCTCACCCAGACTCCGCCGCTCCCCCAGGCCCTCTCTTCCCCGTTCACTCCTCACCTTCGTAGATGCCCAGACGCCCATCGCCGCCGCACAGCTGGCCCGGGTGGCCGAAGCAAATCTGGTCACAGTCGGTAGCTGGGGCCGGGCGTCCCCGGTCCAGGTCGCTTTCAGAGCCACAGAAGCAGGCGTAGCCAGCCTCCAAGCCCGCCAGCTGGGAGCACAGACTGGGTGACCCCAGAGGCAGTggttggggcaggggcagggtagTGGGAGCCTAGGGTCTGGGTCGCAAGTGGGAATCGGGCTGGAAGTTCCAAAATCAGCGCCAGGGTTTGATGTCAGAGTTGGGAGTgatctgggtcctgagatcaagttcaGGGGTCACGGTTCTGGGCGTGAGGTGGGGAGCAGTACCTGGTAGCCCTTCATGCGGCAGAAGCGAACGCACACCTGGACCGTGAGCTTCGTTGAGGTGCCGCTGGGCCCGCTGAGGGCGGGGGGTGCCCCCGAATCCACGAAGCAGCCCAGGTATCCGGGCACTGAGCGGGCAGCAGAGTCAGGCTTTGTCCGGTGCCGCCAAAAGGGCACTGTACCCAGGCAGCCCAGCGCTCCCGCCCGTGTCCGGCCAGGCCCACTCACTGTGGCACGTGGGGATGTCGCAGTAGCGCCAGTAGATGCCCTCCTCTGTCTCGGCTACGTAGCACCACGGCTGCACGTCGCCGTCCGGGTTCCTGCCGGTGGGGGAGAAGTGGTCCGGAACTTGCCACCCCAAAGGCTGCaaatcccaggccccaccccacagCCTATTCGCAAAATGGCCACCCTGTGTGTTAGAACTTATTTGTGTGTTCCTCTCCGTTGTCGCAGAAATTCTGGTTTGTCCCACGTGCTTCTGGATGTCTACTTCAGAGGGGTCGGTGGGGAGTCCTTAAACGGGCCCTGAGGGCGTATTTTGGGCTTCACCTGTTGCTAGGACGTGACCTTATACGTGAGGATTTTGAGGCCAACAGTAGTGTGACCCCAACTCTGCTTTGGGCCTCAGCCACTTCCCTTCCCTTGGGACCCTGCTTTAGAGCAAACGTGGTGAGCCCTGAGTTTTGCGGTGTCCTCCCGCTAAGCTCCACACACCAGTTGTGGCTCTGAACCCCCAATCCCTCCACAACGAGTAGAGGCCCTCAAATCAGTTGTACGGCAAGGGCCCGGACCCTCACTCCAGGGCTCGCCGCCTGACCGGGTCTTGCTCGCGCGAGCTCCTAGAATGCCCAGGCCTGACCTGAGACTGCAGAGTTTGGGCACTTAAGGCGGGTTCCATGTCCGACAATGTTCTGAGCGtccagccccgcccccaggaTGGGCTAGGCCTCGTCTCTCGCCTAGACTCCGCACCCAGACCCTCCGGGTGGACTTTGTATCAGCCCAGCCGAGACCTCAGTTCCCCCCAGCGCGAGGCCCTGCCCTAGGCCCACGCCGGCCGCGCCgtgcccagccccgcccccagcgcAGGCCCCGCCCCTCACCGGCAGAAGTTGTGCGGGCCCAGCCCCCAGCGGCCCTGGGGGTCGCTGGCGCTGCTGTAGCTGTGCTGCTGCGTCTGGTCCCAGAAGAGGCACGGGCGGCCGGCTCCGCGTGGCCCCGTGCGGTTCTGATGGCCGCGGTAGTCGGCGCCATTCACCTGGAAGCACTCGGACAGGCCTGCACGACGACCGCGGCGACTGGGGAGGTCCGGACCTTCGCCCGCAtcgtcaccccccaccccccgcctccaACTGCCACCCGGCTCCCCAGTCAGCGGCCCCGGCGCCTATGGGGCCCTGGAGCTGCTCAGCAGCTCCCGCCAcctgctctgccccctcctcagcCTCGGGACCCGGGATCTAGGCgcggaggcagaggagagagcgGTGACCGCTGCTCAGTCGTTGGGCCAAGACTCACCTGGGCTgtgcaggctccccgcggaggcCCCGCGTGGCGGCAGCAgcgggaggaagaggaggaggaggcggaggccCTGCGGGGCCCGTGTCTCCATCGCCCCCAACCAAAGAGAGGTTGCCCTGGCCCACGCACGGTCCATGCCGCCCCCGGGGTCGCTCCGGGGTCTTCCAGGCGACCTGGGGGGCGTTGTCCTCCGACCGTCTGTTCTCGTCCCACTCTGGGCGGCGCTCTCCGTCTGGGGCGGTGAACTCTCTCCCGCGGGTATTTGCCTCCCAGGGTTCTCACCCCTGGAGGCGTCTCTTTGCCCCTGTGTCCCCACTGGGGTATCCCCGGGGTTCTCTGGCCAGGGGAGTTGTTCGTCACTGCCCCTCAGTGCTCCGGGTCTTGCCTTGGCTTCCACGCCCGCCCCCTCCCGCTGCGCCTTGCTCTCTGAGTCTCCCTCGCTCAGGTCTCTAACGCACTGGCTCCTGCCCCCCTCGCGTCCCTCTGTGGGTCCCTCCCCCTtgagtccctccctccccaccccctcccccgagGCCGGGAAGCTCCGCCCGAGACTGGAGCGGAGGCAGCAGGNNNNNNNNNNNNNNNNNNNNNNNNNNNNNNNNNNNNNNNNNNNNNNNNNNNNNNNNNNNNNNNNNNNNNNNNNNNNNNNNNNNNNNNNNNNNNNNNNNNNNNNNNNNNNNNNNNNNNNNNNNNNNNNNNNNNNNNNNNNNNNNNNNNNNNNNNNNNNNNNNNNNNNNNNNNNNNNNNNNNNNNNNNNNNNNNNNNNNNNNNNNNNNNNNNNNNNNNNNNNNNNNNNNNNNNNNNNNNNNNNNNNNNNNNNNNNNNNNNNNNNNNNNNNNNNNNNNNNNNNNNNNNNNNNNNNNNNNNNNNNNNNNNNNNNNNNNNNNNNNNNNNNNNNNNNNNNNNNNNNNNNNNNNNNNNNNNNNNNNNNNNNNNNNNNNNNNNNNNNNNNNNNNNNNNNNNNNNNNNNNNNNNNNNNNNNNNNNNNNNNNNNNNNNNNNNNNNNNNNNNNNNNNNNNNNNNNNNNNNNNNNNNNNNNNNNNNNNNNNNNNNNNNNNNNNNNNNNNNNNNNNNNNNNNNNNNNNNNNNNNNNNNNNNNNNNNNNNNNNNNNNNNNNNNNNNNNNNNNNNNNNNNNNNNNNNNNNNNNNNNNNNNNNNNNNNNNNNNNNNNNNNNNNNNNNNNNNNNNNNNNNNNNNNNNNNNNNNNNNNNNNNNNNNNNNNNNNNNNNNNNNNNNNNNNNNNNNNNNNNNNNNNNNNNNNNNNNNNNNNNNNNNNNNNNNNNNNNNNNNNNNNNNNNNNNNNNNNNNNNNNNNNNNNNNNNNNNNNNNNNNNNNNNNNNNNNNNNNNNNNNNNNNNNNNNNNNNNNNNNNNNNNNNNNNNNNNNNNNNNNNNNNNNNNNNNNNNNNNNNNNNNNNNNNNNNNNNNNNNNNNNNNNNNNNNNNNNNNNNNNNNNNNNNNNNNNNNNNNNNNNNNNNNNNNNNNNNNNNNNNNNNNNNNNNNNNNNNNNNNNNNNNNNNNNNNNNNNNNNNNNNNNNNNNNNNNNNNNNNNNNNNNNNNNNNNNNNNNNNNNNNNNNNNNNNNNNNNNNNNNNNNNNNNNNNNNNNNNNNNNNNNNNNNNNNNNNNNNNNNNNNNNNNNNNNNNNNNNNNNNNNNNNNNNNNNNNNNNNNNNNNNNNNNNNNNNNNNNNNNNNNNNNNNNNNNNNNNNNNNNNNNNNNNNNNNNNNNNNNNNNNNNNNNNNNNNNNNNNNNNNNNNNNNNNNNNNNNNNNNNNNNNNNNNNNNNNNNNNNNNNNNNNNNNNNNNNNNNNNNNNNNNNNNNNNNNNNNNNNNNNNNNNNNNNNNNNNNNNNNNNNNNNNNNNNNNNNNNNNNNNNNNNNNNNNNNNNNNNNNNNNNNNNNNNNNNNNNNNNNNNNNNNNNNNNNNNNNNNNNNNNNNNNNNNNNNNNNNNNNNNNNNNNNNNNNNNNNNNNNNNNNNNNNNNNNNNNNNNNNNNNNNNNNNNNNNNNNNNNNNNNNNNNNNNNNNNNNNNNNNNNNNNNNNNNNNNNNNNNNNNNNNNNNNNNNNNNNNNNNNNNNNNNNNNNNNNNNNNNNNNNNNNNNNNNNNNNNNNNNNNNNNNNNNNNNNNNNNNNNNNNNNNNNNNNNNNNNNNNNNNNNNNNNNNNNNNNNNNNNNNNNNNNNNNNNNNNNNNNNNNNNNNNNNNNNNNNNNNNNNNNNNNNNNNNNNNNNNNNNNNNNNNNNNNNNNNNNNNNNNNNNNNNNNNNNNNNNNNNNNNNNNNNNNNNNNNNNNNNNNNNNNNNNNNNNNNNNNNNNNNNNNNNNNNNNNNNNNNNNNNNNNNNNNNNNNNNNNNNNNNNNNNNNNNNNNNNNNNNNNNNNNNNNNNNNNNNNNNNNNNNNNNNNNNNNNNNNNNNNNNNNNNNNNNNNNNNNNNNNNNNNNNNNNNNNNNNNNNNNNNNNNNNNNNNNNNNNNNNNNNNNNNNNNNNNNNNNNNNNNNNNNNNNNNNNNNNNNNNNNNNNNNNNNNNNNNNNNNNNNNNNNNNNNNNNNNNNNNNNNNNNNNNNNNNNNNNNNNNNNNNNNNNNNNNNNNNNNNNNNNNNNNNNNNNNNNNNNNNNNNNNNNNNNNNNNNNNNNNNNNNNNNNNNNNNNNNNNNNNNNNNNNNNNNNNNNNNNNNNNNNNNNNNNNNNNNNNNNNNNNNNNNNNNNNNNNNNNNNNNNNNNNNNNNNNNNNNNNNNNNNNNNNNNNNNNNNNNNNNNNNNNNNNNNNNNNNNNNNNNNNNNNNNNNNNNNNNNNNNNNNNNNNNNNNNNNNNNNNNNNNNNNNNNNNNNNNNNNNNNNNNNNNNNNNNNNNNNNNNNNNNNNNNNNNNNNNNNNNNNNNNNNNNNNNNNNNNNNNNNNNNNNNNNNNNNNNNNNNNNNNNNNNNNNNNNNNNNNNNNNNNNNNNNNNNNNNNNNNNNNNNNNNNNNNNNNNNNNNNNNNNNNNNNNNNNNNNNNNNNNNNNNNNNNNNNNNNNNNNNNNNNNNNNNNNNNNNNNNNNNNNNNNNNNNNNNNNNNNNNNNNNNNNNNNNNNNNNNNNNNNNNNNNNNNNNNNNNNNNNNNNNNNNNNNNNNNNNNNNNNNNNNNNNNNNNNNNNNNNNNNNNNNNNNNNNNNNNNNNNNNNNNNNNNNNNNNNNNNNNNNNNNNNNNNNNNNNNNNNNNNNNNNNNNNNNNNNNNNNNN
This genomic interval carries:
- the KREMEN2 gene encoding kremen protein 2 isoform X1 → MDRAWARATSLWLGAMETRAPQGLRLLLLFLPLLPPRGASAGSLHSPGLSECFQVNGADYRGHQNRTGPRGAGRPCLFWDQTQQHSYSSASDPQGRWGLGPHNFCRNPDGDVQPWCYVAETEEGIYWRYCDIPTCHMPGYLGCFVDSGAPPALSGPSGTSTKLTVQVCVRFCRMKGYQLAGLEAGYACFCGSESDLDRGRPAPATDCDQICFGHPGQLCGGDGRLGIYEVSVGSCQGNWTAPQGVVYSPDFPDEYGPDRNCSWALSPPGAALELTFRLFELADPRDRLELRDAASGSLLRVFDGARPPPPGPLRLRAAGLLLTFRSDARGHAQGFALTYRGLQDAADDPAPKGSAQTPAAPPDWANVSCSPRPGAPEAAMRARVFSTVTAISVLLLLLLSLLRLLRRRSCLLAPGKGPPALGPSRGPGRSWAVWYRQPRGVALPCPPGDPQGEGLAASYRPLSASSQSSLRSLISAL
- the KREMEN2 gene encoding kremen protein 2 isoform X2 codes for the protein MKFSCLRRSWRNLDQLTREAGAGLSECFQVNGADYRGHQNRTGPRGAGRPCLFWDQTQQHSYSSASDPQGRWGLGPHNFCRNPDGDVQPWCYVAETEEGIYWRYCDIPTCHMPGYLGCFVDSGAPPALSGPSGTSTKLTVQVCVRFCRMKGYQLAGLEAGYACFCGSESDLDRGRPAPATDCDQICFGHPGQLCGGDGRLGIYEVSVGSCQGNWTAPQGVVYSPDFPDEYGPDRNCSWALSPPGAALELTFRLFELADPRDRLELRDAASGSLLRVFDGARPPPPGPLRLRAAGLLLTFRSDARGHAQGFALTYRGLQDAADDPAPKGSAQTPAAPPDWANVSCSPRPGAPEAAMRGEAGVRGGREFGEPPLPDPVLTAPCARSPGLLDGDRHLGAAAAAPVAAAPASPTELSAGSGKRPPGVGAFPGPREKLGCVVPPASRGGPALPSRGPSG